A DNA window from Nycticebus coucang isolate mNycCou1 chromosome 1, mNycCou1.pri, whole genome shotgun sequence contains the following coding sequences:
- the CABS1 gene encoding calcium-binding and spermatid-specific protein 1, translating to MAEDGLPKMYSHPPTESSRTPTEATILFGADNTIPKSETTITSEGDHVTSVNEYTLESDFSTATGNKLTPTKEKLKSEDNTGSHCPKPATHLEKEIVPPTGTTNSIANDTITENFVPMKISSPVATVSLIDFSTNIEKEDILLATIDRADEEISAASEDSGTVRDSTVIVDDTLTFPDEKGKADGNNCNSSVKSHVPAEGAVQVTDSFIPETKISPSPDENITTIPDITDLTEEKITEIDLIVSEDDPNAVAKLSEADEEKFITVFELTASAEKDKDNTEETALTDEESSEEANVWLERESANEAETHSVLLTAVESRYDFVVPTPVATNIEEESSARTTEDLSENNRTDPEGKVIKSFSEAASRLDTPDYKEDTSTAETGIFKLLKEDPDEFMI from the coding sequence ATGGCTGAAGATGGTTTGCCTAAAATGTATTCCCACCCACCAACAGAAAGCAGCAGAACACCAACGGAAGCAACCATTCTCTTTGGGGCCGACAACACCATTCCTAAATCAGAAACAACTATCACTTCAGAAGGAGACCATGTGACTTCAGTAAATGAGTATACTCTAGAAAGTGATTTTTCCACAGCCACAGGCAACAAACTTACACCTACaaaggaaaaactcaaatcagaaGATAACACTGGAAGCCACTGTCCTAAGCCAGCAACTCATCTGGAGAAAGAAATCGTGCCTCCGACGGGTACTACAAACTCCATAGCAAATGACACTATTACTGAAAATTTTGTTCCAATGAAAATTTCATCACCTGTTGCTACTGTTTCTTTAATAGATTTTTCTactaacatagaaaaagaagatatcCTCTTGGCTACCATTGACAGAGCAGATGAAGAGATCTCAGCAGCCTCTGAGGACTCAGGCACAGTAAGGGACAGCACTGTCATCGTTGATGACACCCTTACCTTTCCAGATGAAAAAGGTAAAGCTGACGGTAACAATTGTAATTCCTCTGTCAAATCTCACGTTCCTGCTGAGGGGGCTGTCCAGGTCACTGACTCCTTTATCCCTGAGACTAAAATCTCTCCCTCTCCTGATGAAAATATCACCACTATTCCAGACATAACTGAtctcacagaagagaaaataactgaaattgaCCTAATTGTTTCAGAGGACGACCCCAATGCTGTGGCGAAACTAAGTGAAGCAGATGAAGAGAAGTTCATCACCGTGTTTGAACTCACGGCCTCTGctgaaaaagacaaagacaacaCAGAGGAGACTGCACTGACGGATGAGGAGTCTAGTGAGGAGGCCAACGTCTGGCTGGAGAGAGAGTCTGCAAATGAAGCCGAGACCCATTCCGTCCTGCTCACTGCCGTCGAGTCCAGATATGACTTCGTCGTGCCCACACCAGTAGCTACAAACATCGAGGAAGAATCATCTGCCAGGACCACAGAAGATCTGTCTGAGAATAACAGAACAGACCCTGAAGGGAAAGTCATCAAGTCATTTTCTGAAGCTGCCTCTAGGCTAGACACCCCAGACTACAAGGAAGACACCTCCACAGCTGAAACGGGCATCTTTAAACTACTGAAGGAAGACCCAGATGAGTTCATgatttga